In Phycisphaerae bacterium RAS1, the genomic window AGCGCGAGGAACAGATTCGCGGCGTCATCGAATCCACCGCCGGCATGTATGGCGACCTTCAGGGCATCGCCGGGAAGACGCTCCAGGAAATCGACGGACTGAATGTGAAGATGCTCGAATCAGAGTGATCGACGGTGGAACGCGATGCCACGATTTCCCGACGCTATTGGTTACCTGATCGAAATGCGCGACGCCGTGGGTGAGGCGTGGTTCCACGCGCTGTGCGATTTTGCTATCGCGGCGAGTGGCGAGTCGCCGCGCCCTGAAGCACTCGACGATCTCTGGAGCCTGTTCCACGGGGACACCCAATATGTCCCGGCCGCAGCGACTATTCCGGCCACCCCGGCGGCCACCGCAGCCGTGCCGCCGCCGGCCTACCTTGAGCATTTGACTGACTTCAACGCATTCAAGAAACTCGTCCCAGGACTGGCAGTTCGCTTTGACCGTCAACTCACCGTGATCTTCGGAAAGAACGGGTCGGGCAAGTCGAGCCTCTGCCAAGCTCTGAAAGTGCTCGCGAATCCCGACAGGCCGGCTGATCCGCTGCACAATGTCCGAGCCACCTATCCGGGCACACCGACGTTCGCCTACCAGTTCCGCGGCCAGGCGGCACCTGCAATGTGGAATCAGACATTCGGATTCGGAACATTGGCCCCATTGCTCAAATACTTCGACTCCACCGTCGCGATCAAGCACATAACCGGCACTCTGCAACCGCGTGCCGTCGTAGAGGTTGCTCCCTTTCGACTTGAGGTGTTCGAGTACGCGAGGGTTCTGCTTACCGCGTTCCAAGCCGCGGCAACGAATCGGATCAACGATGCGGCCAGCAGACTCCAAGCGGACATCGACGCTTCCAAGCAACGTCTTGCAGGGACGGTCAACATCAATGCTGCTCCATTCGACCAATGGACGGCGACCAACTCTGCTTCATGCGCAGAGTACTTTGCGGGCCTACCCGCGTTTGATGACACCAAGGCGGCCCGGCTCGGCGAATGCACGCGAGCGCTCGGCCAACTCACTGCGGCCTCAAGCGAAGAGGGACTGCGATCGCTGCGGGCGCAGCACGCCCTGCTCGTTCAGTTTGCATCACAGTTGACATCCCTCTCCGAGTGGTGCAACTCCGCCAGACTGGCCGACCTGCAAGCTACCGAAACTCAGGCTTCGCAGAAGCGCACAGCCAGCGCCGAATTGGCACGTCTCGCCTTTCCTGCTGGCGCAAATCACGAGCAGCATCACGCTTTGATTGCAGCCGCCGCAGCAATGTACGACCTGTCCGCATTCAGGGCCGGTGAGCACGTATGCCCCCTGTGCAATCAAGGCATAACTGACCAAGCCCAGCGCCTTTTCATCGCCTATCAGGGGTATCTGACTTCAAATCTTCAGACCGAGCTGGCGGGGCTCGATCGCACACTTCAGACTGGCCGCGCCACTCTCGATCGCGTCGCTGCGTTCCGACTGAATGACTATTCGGCCTGTCGCGACCTGCTTCCGCCGGGAACCTATGACGTGATCGTGGCCCTCTCCCAGGCAATTGCCGGGTCGGTTCCGACTGATGGTCAGCCGCTCAGCACCGGGAATGCGACTCAGTATGCGCGCGCCAGCGAATTGGCAGGATACATCGAGTCTATTCGCGCCGCGCAGACAGCGATCAACGAAGCGATCACGACCGGCACACAAAATCGTCAAGAATTGACGGGTCGCATCAACGCCGTCCAAGTGGAGATTGGTGGCCTGCGTGTCCATCAGGCCATCGCCTCAGAGAAGAATGCACTTGTCGCGCTCTGCGATCGCTCAACTCGACTTACGCCCGAGCATCAGAGGATCAATCGATACGACTTCGCATCGCGCCTTCGGGCCATGACGAACAAAGGCAAGGATGCCCATCGCGAACTCGTGCTTGGTACGTTTGAGCAGCGCCTTAGTGACGAATATCGCAGTTTGTGCGGGGCGACACTCGACCAGATGGGCGTTCGCCTCTCCAGCCGCGGTGATCAGCAGGACATTATCGTCACGCCGCAGGTTGGCGAGTCGCCGGTTCACCGCGTGTTGAGCGAAGGCGAGCAAAAGGTTCATGCCCTTGCCGTTTTCATGTGTGAAGCGGCCACAGCGCCACACCGAGTGCTGGTCTTCGATGACCCCGCCACGAGTTTCGACTACAACTACGTGTCCAATTTCTGCGAACGTCTCCGCAATCTGGTCCGGGATCAGCCCGCGACACAGGTGATTGTATTGACGCATAACTGGGACTTCTTTGTCAATCTCCAAGCCACGATCAACCGCTCACCCGGCCTAAACGCCCGAATGTCAGTTCAAGTGCTTGAGGATTGCGCCACCGTTCGCGAGTACAGCGAGAACTGGGACGAGCTGTGCAACGAAATCACCCCGTTGCTCGCGGGCCCAGCGGAGCCGAGTGCTGAGGGCAAGGAACGCGCTGCCGGCTTGATGCGACGATTGATTGAGCGACTGACCAACAAGCATGTTTTTAATGAGCAGCGTCACCAGTACAAGGCAAAAACGCTGCAAGTGTCTGAGTTCCATGCATTCACGAAGGTAGTGCCGCTGGAGCCGGCAGAGGCTGACACGCTTCGTGACATTTTCGCAAATCTGAGTCCACCCGAGCACGACGACCCCCGGAACTTCTACACAACACGTTCTCGCGCACAGTTCAACACATGGCTTGGCCAGATCCACGCGATCAAGGCCGCCCTTGAGGCTCGCCGCCCATGACTCCGAAATATGCTCACGGCGCTGTCCTGATAACTCGCCCGCATCCGGAATGAGCCAACGACTCGCATCGGGCATCGAGACCAATTCCCCGCCATTCCTGTCGCACAAGCCAACAGCATTTGCACTGGGCTATCGCTGCGAACTCGCAATTGCGTTTTCTCAGTCCGCCGGCGGTTTGTGCTTGATTCCGGCTTTCCACCGCAGCTCCCGGCCGGCACCGCTTCGCTTCCTGCCTTCGAGTCTTGCACGCCTCACGCCGGACCCGCATCGCGCCCTTTGGGTACGGTCCGTCATTCGTCCTGCTCCGCTTCGCGGGCCTCTCCGGCGGACTGCCGGCCGAGCCGCCGCTCGCTCCTTCGCCACCCCCGCCGTGGTCCCTTTGGCTTTGCGAAGGGACCGCACGTCGCGGGTCCCGGCAAGGAGCAAAATCATGAAAGCCGAACAAGCCAAGAAAGTCGCCGACCAGGCCCTCGAACAACTCAGCCAGGCGCTCGCCGAAGGCAGGAGCGACGAACTCACCCGCTACCTCTCGATGCTGGCGAAGTTCCACAAGTACAGCTTCGGGAACGTCATGCTCATCCTGTCGCAGAAGCCCGACGCGACGCACGTCGCCGGCTTCAACACGTGGAAGCAGATGGGCCGCTATGTCCGCCAGGGCGAGAAGGGCATCGTCATCATCGCGCCGATGGTGTTCCGCAAGCGCGACACCGAGACTGCCGCCGGCGAGTCCGCCGAGCGCGACGAGTCCGTGCTGCGCTTCCGCGGCGTGTACGTGTTCGACGTGTCGCAGACCGACGGCCAGCCGCTGCCCGAGCCGGCCGGCATCAACGGCGATCCCGGCCTGCACCTCGACCGAATCAAGACTGTCGTCGCTTCGCGCGGCATAGCGCTCGACTACGAGATCGGTCCTGGCAGTGCCCTTGGCCTGTCCCGCGGCGGTCGCATCAGCATCCGGCCGGGCCTGCCCGCCGCCGAGGAATTCGCGGTGATCGTGCACGAACTGGCGCACGAGCTTCTGCATCGAGGCGAAGACCGCCCGGCCAGCAAGACCGTCCGCGAGACGGAAGCCGAGGCCGTCGCGTTCGTCGTCAGCCAAGCCGTGGGCCTGGACGCCGGCGCCGCCGCCCGCGACTACATCCAGCTATACGACGGCAAGACCGATACGCTGGCCGCGTCGCTTGACCGCATTCAGCGCGTCGCTGCTGACATCATCACGGCGCTGCACGCGCCCGAGGAGCAGGCGCACGCCGCCTGATTCTCTACCGCACCCCGGCGGTTGCCCGCCGGGGTGTTTTCTTGTTTGGGCGACGCGAAGACCAACCGCCTGAGCGGGATTCACGACATCGGTTGACATGTCTATCACCCTCCGATAGATAGATTCTGGCGCAGGAGGCCGGCAGGGTGTTCTATCAACGATCCTATGAAATCGAGCGGCGGCTTGAAGCCGTGCTTCGCCTAATCCGCGAAGCCAAGTTCTCGACGCCCAAGATTGCAAAGGAAATCGGCGTCTCGATACCCACGATTTCCCGCGACGTGACGGCCTTGAGGCAGCGAGGGCACGACATTCGGTCTGAGCGTGGTGACGACGGCTGGCGGTATTGGCTTGAGGAATCAACGGCCAGCGAACGGAAGAAGGCGCGGAAGCACCGCGGCGCGGGCCACGCGGCTGCGGAGGCACACCGCGCATGACCAACTATCACGCCAAGTACATCGCCCACGAATTGACCCGCCGCTGCGCCTCCGACAGCGTCGAGAAATTGACGGCCGTCTTGTCCGATGCCCAGGTGGACCTGAATCCTCACCAGATCGAGGCGGCGCTCTTTGCCTTTCGCAATCCGCTTTCGCGCGGGGCGATACTCGCCGATGAAGTCGGACTCGGCAAAACCATCGAGGCCGGCTTGCTGATCGCCCAGAAATGGGCGGAGCTGCGCCGTCGTTTGCTCGTTATCGCGCCGGCCAATCTCCGCAAGCAATGGAGCCAAGAGCTTGCCGACAAATTCTTCCTGCCATCCGTGATCCTTGAGGCCCGCACGTTCAATGAGTGCATCCGCGCCGGAAATCTCAATCCCTTTCAAACGGATGCCGTCGTGATCTGTTCTTATCAGTTCGCCCGCAAGATGGAGCCGTACGTCCGGCAGACGCAGTGGGATCTTGTCGTGATCGACGAGGCCCACCGGCTCCGCAACGTGTACAAACCGACGAACAAGATTGCCAACGCCATCAAGCAATCGCTCTCGCCGTTCCGGAAGGTGCTGCTGACAGCGACGCCACTGCAAAACTCGCTCTTGGAGCTATACGGCCTTGTTAGCATCATTGACGAGTATTCCTTCGGCGACTTGAAGACGTATCGCACGCGCTTCACGCGGCTCGGCAATGACGAGGACTTCGCCGACCTGAAGGAACGTCTCAAACCAATCTGCAAACGGACACTCCGCAAGCAGGTGCTCGAATACGTCAAGTACACCAACCGGCACGCGCTCGTGCAGGAATTCGTGCCAACGCCTGAAGAACAGCGACTCTACGACCTTGTGACCCAATACCTCCAGCAGCCGACGCTCTACGCGCTGCCAGCCAGCCAGCGGTCCCTAATGACACTGATTCTCCGCAAGTTGCTCTCTTCATCCACCTTTGCCATTTCCGACACGTTGAGCGGGCTTGCATTCAAACTGGAATCGGCAGCGCGCGAGGCCGAGACCGTGCACGCGCCGCCCGAGCAACTCGTTGATGATTGGGAAGAAATCGACGAACTGGCCGACGAATGGGAGCCGGACGAGCAGGAGGAGTCGCCGCCCGACAAGCCCCAGTACACGCCTGTACAAATCGACGAAATGCGGAAGGAAACTGCCAAGCTCCGCGAGTTTCACACGCTGGCCAAGTCGATTGCGAAGAATTCCAAAGGCGAAGTGTTGCTGACCGCGCTGCGCCGCGGCTTCGCCGCCGCCGCCAAAGCCCAAGAGGGCCAGGGCGAGGCGACCATTCAACAGAAGGCGCTAATCTTCACGGAATCCCGGCGCACGCAGGAATACCTGTTCCGCATCCTTGAGCAGACCGAGTTCGCCGGAAAAGTAATGGTGTTCAACGGCACCAATAGCGACCAAGGTTCCAAGGATATCTACCGGCGCTGGCTTGAGCGCCACAAAGGCACGGACCGAGTCTCCGGCTCGCCGGGCGCAGACATGCGTGCCGCGCTCGTGGACCACTTCCGCGACGAAGCGGCCATCATGATAGCGACCGAGGCCGCGGCCGAGGGCATCAACCTCCAATTCTGCAACCTGGTCGTCAACTACGACCTGCCCTGGAACCCGCAACGCATCGAGCAGCGTATCGGCCGTTGCCACCGCTACGGCCAGAAGTTCGACGTGGTCGTGGTTAACTTCCTGAACAAGAACAACGCCGCCGACCAGCGCGTGTACGAATTGCTCGACACCAAGTTCCGCCTGTTCAGCGGCGTGTTCGGCGCCAGCGACGAAGTGCTCGGCGCCGTCGAATCCGGCGTAGACTTCGAGAAACGCATCGCGGGCATCTACCAGAAATGCCGCACGCCGCAGCAGATTCAATTCGAGTTTGACCAGCTACAACAGGAGCTTGATACCGAGATCGCGGCTGGTCAGCAGGACGCGCGCGAGAAGTTGCTCGACAACTTCGACCAGGAAGTCGTCGAAAAAGTCCGAATCCAAAGCACCGGCCTTCTGGACCGCTTTAACGAACGGCTGTGGATACTAACGAAACACCTGCTCGACGGCTTCGCCCGCTTCGACGGTGACGAATACAGTTTTTTCCTCACGAAGAACCCGTTCCCCGGCGAAACCATCCACCCCGGCCCGTATCGGCTCGGGAAGGCCGTTGAAGACGCCAACACCTACCGCGTCGGACATCCGCTCGCCCAGCGTATTCTCGCCCAGGCGAAGGCCCTCGCCGTGTCGCCAGCGGAAGTGACGTTCGATTACACGGACGGCGGCAAGAACATCGCCATCCTCACGCCGCTTGTTGGCACGGCCGGTTGGCTCACCTGCTCGCGGCTCGCCGTGCAATCCCTCGACACCGAGGAACACCTGATCCTTGCCGGCGTGACTGACGCCGGGCAGCCGCTCGACGACGGCCAATCCCGTCGCCTCTTCGACATCAACGGCCACGTCGGCAATCCCGCGACGCCATCCAGCAGCGTCAAATCGACGCTTGTCGATTCCGTCGCCCGGCGTCAAAACGAGCTGCTCGCCTCGCTGGCAACCAAGAGCGGCGAGTGGTTCGATACTGAAATGGACAAACTGGACCGCTGGGCTGAGGATCGGCGCACAGCTCTCAAGGCCGAGTTGGACGAACTGGACGAGGGCATCAAAGAGGCCAAGAAATCCGCCCGGCTTGCGCCCAACCTGCCGGAAAAGCTGGAGCTTCAGCGCAAGTTGCGCGGCCTGGAGACCAAGCGCGACGAAGCATGGCGGGCCTACGATGCTGCCAGCCGGGACGTGGACCGCCAGAAAGACGCCTTGCTCGACGAGATCAGCCGGCGGCTGGAGCAGAAGACCGAATGCACCGAGTTGTTCACGCTCCGCTGGAGGATCGCATGAACAGAAAACCAAAGCGCCTGCAAAAAGCAGCGGACATGTCGAACTCGTCGCAGTACAAAGACTTTTTCGCCGAGATCGTGGCAATGATAAAAGCGGCTCGCGGAAAACTCGCCGCAATGGGCCAGTTGGAGGCGTTTGACAAAATCGCGGCGGAAGGCGACCGGCAGGTGAGGCCAAGCCGAAGACGCCGGCCGGCCACGAAGAAGCAACAGAGGAAGGGACGCAGGAAATCATCGTGACACGCGTGCAAGTCAAACCTGAGTTGCTCCAGTGGGCCTGCGATCGTGCCGGCTCAAACGTCGCTGCGCTGGCGGAGCGATTTCCGAAGTTGGCGGAATGGTTGCGCAACGACTCTCAGCCTACATTCAAACAGCTTGAGAACTTCGCTAAGGCGACGCACGTCCCGTTCGGCTACTTCTTCCTCGCCAAGCCACCTGAAGAACCCATTCCGATTCCGGACTTGCGCACGGTTGGCAGTACTCGCGTCAGTAGGCCATCCGCCAATATGCTCGACACGATATACACCTGCCAACAGCGCCAGGACTGGTACCGTCAGTACGCTCAACTGATGGGTGAAGAGCCTTTGGCGTTCGTCGGATCTGTGCGAACGGACGCAAACGTAATCAACGCCGCCGCGGGCATCCGCGCTGCGCTCGGTCTGGATGCGCCGCTGAGCTCCGCCGCAAAGAGCGCTGCCGACGCGTTCCGGCTGCTGCTGGACCGCGCAGACGAGTTAGGCGTCATGGTCATGGTCAGCGGCATCGTGGGCAACAACACGCGCCGTCCGCTGGACCCTGACGAGTTCCGCGGGTTCGCCCTCGTCGATCCGCTCGCCCCGTTGATCTTCGTCAACGGCGCGGATACGCAGGCTGCGCGGCTGTTCACGCTTATTCATGAACTCGCGCACGTCTGGTCTGGCCAATCGGGCGTGTCCGACACGACCACCGCTCCGGTACCACGCGTCGGCACCGAGCAATGGTGCAACGCCGTCGCGGCCGAGGTGCTTGCGCCGCTGGCCGATTTCAAGACGGCCCTGCGGCCGCGCGCCGAGCTCTGGGAAGAAGCGAATCGCCTCGCTGCCATGTTTAGGGTCAGCACTTTGGTCGTCCTGAGGCGAATGCATGATGCCGGACGCCTCACCCGTCAGCAGCACGCCGACGCTTATGGTCGCGAATCCGCTCGGCTGAGTGCATTGATGCACGCTAGGAAAGAGTCCGCCCAGGGCGGCGGGAATTTCTACCACACGGCCAACTACCGCCTAAGCACCCGCTTCGCCGGTGCCGTTATCGCCAGCACGTGGGAGGGCCGCTCCACCTTTACCGAAGCCTTCCGATTACTTGGCTGTCGCAGCGTAAAGACTCTGGACAATATGGCCCACAGCATCGGTCTGGCCAATCCGACGGCCTGGGAAGGCGGGCCGGGCTGATGGCATACCTGCTCGACACCAATGTGTTCATCGACGCCAAGGCCCGGCATTACGGCATGGACTTCTGCCCCGCGTTCTGGCACTGGCTGATCGACGCGAGCAAGGCCGGAACCGTCGCCAGCGTGATCCAGGTGGCGAATGAACTCCAGGACGACGAACTCAACGAATGGCTCCCGGCTCTCGGCGAAG contains:
- a CDS encoding recombination protein F; translated protein: MPRFPDAIGYLIEMRDAVGEAWFHALCDFAIAASGESPRPEALDDLWSLFHGDTQYVPAAATIPATPAATAAVPPPAYLEHLTDFNAFKKLVPGLAVRFDRQLTVIFGKNGSGKSSLCQALKVLANPDRPADPLHNVRATYPGTPTFAYQFRGQAAPAMWNQTFGFGTLAPLLKYFDSTVAIKHITGTLQPRAVVEVAPFRLEVFEYARVLLTAFQAAATNRINDAASRLQADIDASKQRLAGTVNINAAPFDQWTATNSASCAEYFAGLPAFDDTKAARLGECTRALGQLTAASSEEGLRSLRAQHALLVQFASQLTSLSEWCNSARLADLQATETQASQKRTASAELARLAFPAGANHEQHHALIAAAAAMYDLSAFRAGEHVCPLCNQGITDQAQRLFIAYQGYLTSNLQTELAGLDRTLQTGRATLDRVAAFRLNDYSACRDLLPPGTYDVIVALSQAIAGSVPTDGQPLSTGNATQYARASELAGYIESIRAAQTAINEAITTGTQNRQELTGRINAVQVEIGGLRVHQAIASEKNALVALCDRSTRLTPEHQRINRYDFASRLRAMTNKGKDAHRELVLGTFEQRLSDEYRSLCGATLDQMGVRLSSRGDQQDIIVTPQVGESPVHRVLSEGEQKVHALAVFMCEAATAPHRVLVFDDPATSFDYNYVSNFCERLRNLVRDQPATQVIVLTHNWDFFVNLQATINRSPGLNARMSVQVLEDCATVREYSENWDELCNEITPLLAGPAEPSAEGKERAAGLMRRLIERLTNKHVFNEQRHQYKAKTLQVSEFHAFTKVVPLEPAEADTLRDIFANLSPPEHDDPRNFYTTRSRAQFNTWLGQIHAIKAALEARRP
- the birA_1 gene encoding Bifunctional ligase/repressor BirA; the protein is MFYQRSYEIERRLEAVLRLIREAKFSTPKIAKEIGVSIPTISRDVTALRQRGHDIRSERGDDGWRYWLEESTASERKKARKHRGAGHAAAEAHRA
- the rapA gene encoding RNA polymerase-associated protein RapA; the protein is MTNYHAKYIAHELTRRCASDSVEKLTAVLSDAQVDLNPHQIEAALFAFRNPLSRGAILADEVGLGKTIEAGLLIAQKWAELRRRLLVIAPANLRKQWSQELADKFFLPSVILEARTFNECIRAGNLNPFQTDAVVICSYQFARKMEPYVRQTQWDLVVIDEAHRLRNVYKPTNKIANAIKQSLSPFRKVLLTATPLQNSLLELYGLVSIIDEYSFGDLKTYRTRFTRLGNDEDFADLKERLKPICKRTLRKQVLEYVKYTNRHALVQEFVPTPEEQRLYDLVTQYLQQPTLYALPASQRSLMTLILRKLLSSSTFAISDTLSGLAFKLESAAREAETVHAPPEQLVDDWEEIDELADEWEPDEQEESPPDKPQYTPVQIDEMRKETAKLREFHTLAKSIAKNSKGEVLLTALRRGFAAAAKAQEGQGEATIQQKALIFTESRRTQEYLFRILEQTEFAGKVMVFNGTNSDQGSKDIYRRWLERHKGTDRVSGSPGADMRAALVDHFRDEAAIMIATEAAAEGINLQFCNLVVNYDLPWNPQRIEQRIGRCHRYGQKFDVVVVNFLNKNNAADQRVYELLDTKFRLFSGVFGASDEVLGAVESGVDFEKRIAGIYQKCRTPQQIQFEFDQLQQELDTEIAAGQQDAREKLLDNFDQEVVEKVRIQSTGLLDRFNERLWILTKHLLDGFARFDGDEYSFFLTKNPFPGETIHPGPYRLGKAVEDANTYRVGHPLAQRILAQAKALAVSPAEVTFDYTDGGKNIAILTPLVGTAGWLTCSRLAVQSLDTEEHLILAGVTDAGQPLDDGQSRRLFDINGHVGNPATPSSSVKSTLVDSVARRQNELLASLATKSGEWFDTEMDKLDRWAEDRRTALKAELDELDEGIKEAKKSARLAPNLPEKLELQRKLRGLETKRDEAWRAYDAASRDVDRQKDALLDEISRRLEQKTECTELFTLRWRIA